A DNA window from Falco naumanni isolate bFalNau1 chromosome Z, bFalNau1.pat, whole genome shotgun sequence contains the following coding sequences:
- the SUB1 gene encoding activated RNA polymerase II transcriptional coactivator p15 — protein sequence MPKSKELVSSSSSASDSDSEVDKKAKRKKQATPEKPVKKQKTGESSKGAASSKQSSNRDENMFQIGKMRYVSVRDFKGKVLIDIREYWMDQEGEMKPGRKGISLNPEQWNQLKEQISDIDDAVRKL from the exons ATGCCTAAGTCAAAGGAACTTGTGTCTTCAAGCTCATCTGCAAGTGATTCAGATAGTGAAGTTGACAAAAAG GCGAAGCGGAAAAAGCAAGCGACTCCCGAAAAGcctgtaaagaaacaaaagactgGTGAAAGTTCAAAAGGTGCAGCGTCTTCTAAGCAAAGCAGTAATAGAGATGAGAATATGTTTCAG ATTGGCAAAATGAGGTATGTCAGTGTCCGTGACTTTAAAGGGAAAGTCTTAATTGATATTAGAGAATATTGGATGGATCAAGAAGGTGAAATGAAGCCTGGCAGAAAAG GTATTTCTTTAAATCCAGAACAGTGGAACCAGCTGAAGGAACAGATTTCTGATATTGATGATGCAGTAAGAAAACTGTAA